The following is a genomic window from Gadus morhua chromosome 23, gadMor3.0, whole genome shotgun sequence.
TATCCAGCCAATAGCTGTAATTAGttacacaataacaaaatggtcatataggacAAATGGGTTGAGTgggttgagtgtgtgcgtgcgtgtgtgtgtaaatagcCCCAGGTAACGCAtacatttaatttttcattcattcctcTTAAGTTACACAGCTACCTGACCAATCAGGCGATCACATTAATGAGCCGTCACCCGGGTTTCTCTGTCGCCGAGCGGGAAATCAGGACACAAAACACCAACACCCCAAACCGCTGTCAAAGATGAACATTTATTGAGGAAAAAGAGAACAATATCATAATACAGAAACACGTCAGAGGTCACAGTAGTCGGCTCCGCGCCCGATCGCGTTCAACATAACTCCTCTGTCCACCCCAAACAGAATAAACCCCAACCCTTATAGACAACTCCCCTGTGGTGCCCCAAACCTGAGACAGGggacagaaaaaaacataaactaGAATATAAAATACGTATAAAGAATGCACCTATGGGACACAAAAATAAATTGACCATTTAAATTCCCACacataatataacatatataattaCCCAGACATaactgaataaatatatataataacacacaatagcatatgtaaaaaaaataccaaaCTACAGATTATACTTGGCTACAGACTGGTCTAGATATGATAATCGGATAATTTGAAGTTTGTGAAGTACCCTGCagcatctgtgtttgtgattgtgaaaGGGTTGGAGCTAAACATTACACCATAGATCTAATCATTGGTTGGATTTATTGTCCGATCGATTGTCGCCCTGGGGACTTTTAAAATAGTTTAACTCATTGCCTATTTCAATGTTTCCCCTCTCAGCGTATATTGGCCGAGGGTGGGAGGTGGAACGACTACTGGCCATTCAGGTTCTTTGCCCAGCATATCCCCACCCTGCACAAGAACACTTTGCACATCCCATCCCTGAGATATGGGACACTTTAGGAGAAGAAATATCACACATTCACAGCAAAACCTGATAGTCTCGGTCAGACACACTGTCACCAAAAGCCATGGCGGCTGTCTGTACTTTCACAGCGCTGCATCGGGGTCACTTTGAGGATCAGGGTACAGATGTTGCTTGAGGAAGGCCAAGATCTTGTCCCAACTGTCTTCCTCAGCAAATGCATGAGGTTTTGGGTGTCCTCCCCACAGCATAatttctgcaacacacacacacacacacacacacacacacacacacacacacacacacacacacacacacacacacacacacacacacacacacacacacacattaccaatAATCCCTAATTAAGAACTAAATTTTTGGTTCATTTAGAATGGTTTGGCTACCATTCTAAATGAACTATAAACTATTTCTTACCGTGCTGGTCGAAGCATGGAAGGCGGTAACGGGAGATCCGGACAAGGTTGCTATTGGGCAAATGGAGGATGTGTCCGGCACCTGGATAACTCAGTATGGTCAACAGGTGCTCTTTGCCTGCCGTGTGCATCCTCTTTGCCATCTATGAGGAAAATGTGAGGTTCTGTTCAGTCCTGTGTTCCAATCCGCATCTTTTACAAACATGTCTGTTTTGTTCCAGCCCGAAAAACCAAACAGTTTAAGACTATTTATATCACAGTGTGTGGTCTGTCAGCAAGCCTCCCTGACCTAGCTACAATGTATGTACAATACACAGAGTTGGATGTGAATCAATTATCAATAAATGATCTGTAGGTAGAAGGATTTTATAGGTTTAAAATCTCGATGGACAACTTGTAAAAACGGAGCTGGGCAAATCAGGTTTTAAGTAGTATGCAGCATACAAGAACCATTAGAAACCCTGATTTAGTCCCTCTCATCAAATCATTTACTTATAGTCAGCTACTCTGTACGATGTTTGTAACTTTCTGCTTATCCGTTTCTGCTTAACTTTGGATACACGGTTTGTATATACAGTTGTGCTCGTCTTGTCaaacttgtgtgtatgtgtttatttgtatacaGGTCTCTCTTGAACCAGATCTTGATCTCGATTAGACTTCCTGTTTAATAAATGAAGACTCTAGTTTGTCCACTTACCAACTCAGCACATTCTGCAGATGGGAAATTAAGATCGCCTTCCCCAACAACCAGCAACAATGGACAATTTATATTTTCCATCTAGCAAAGATATGACAAACAATATTATTGAATGCATTTTGTGTGCGTAcgcgcatgtgcatgcatgtacctACATTTATAGTTGCTTCATTTGGGAGAGGTAGTGTCAAACCGCGCATTGTTACATGGTTCTGCTCATTTCGCAGAATGGTGTGTTCCTTCCTGATGGAAAAGTTATTTAATCATGGGATTCCAATAAAGCAATATCCATATATCTATTAGGGATGTAAATGGGCATTAGTCTACTATTATAGCAATCCAGAAAAGCATACTTTTATCCTTTTTTGCCGTTGGAATTTCTAGGCATTTGATGGCAATCAATTTCGACCACAATCAACATCTAAAACGAGACttacattttaaattgtttCTTCCAAAATGTAACAGACGACTCTTCCATCAATAAGTGGCTGCCATTGATAGAGACACAGCAGCGAGGCTGGAACACAAAATGGTTAGGACACATTGTATGGTTGAAAGAAGACACCGTATATCCGCCTTGTTCGTGGAAATACTTACACTGATAGCTTCGGTGCGGCATGCCATATTGAGAACCACGATTGCACCCTGAGATAGGCCAATGAGTCCAACTCTGTTGCTGATCACCAGCGGATGCTCCTGAAGAAACTCAAACGCCCTCTGTACGGACAAAGATGACCAACAACACTCCCATTAGATCACCTAACAAATCCACTGATGAACAGCTGCACAAGACCGAGAAAAAGTACAGCCATCGACAGAAACAAGTTGGGGACGGACGAAAACATCACAGACCAGAAAATAGTCCATCTTCAATTCTCTTCCAGGAATGACGTATTTGGCCACAAAGGCTACAAAACCTTGAGAGGCAAGCATTGCGGGACGGCACTCCGTCAGCTCCACTTCATAGCCCCATAAATCAAGCACTCCCGGAAAGGGTCCAGGACCTGAGGAGTACAGCAGTTTGGATCCAGAGAACGCTTGGCTAACGAATCACCTCAGGACTGCACAGAaccaggggggggagaggctatTGGAACATACCaggagggatgaagaggatgcCCTCAATCTCCTTCTCTTGCACTCTGATCCTCTTCAGCCCCGGTGCCATGGACCACCTCTCGGCCACCACTGAGGCCAGGGGAGGCTTCTGCCTGAAGCCTTCAGAGAGGTGGCCCTGAAACACCGAGATGAGCACCTCCTGTGGTGTCTCCACGTCAACCTTGAACAAACTGAGGAACAGAAGGAAAATCGTGTGTTCAAACGAATCCTGCCTTACTCGCAATGTATTTCAACATGTTTTAAATGTATGAAGAAAAACCACCCTGTCCCCATTATCACGAGAGAAGGTCAAAGAACGTAAGTGTCAAGGAGTACCATCACAGAGTTAAGCTTTGACCCTCATCAGGCCTGAGGAGGTAGAACCTTACACTGCATGCTCTTTAGATCCTGGCACAGGGATCATACTCCACAGTAAACCCATCGGCTCCTTTCCTGTGTAGGTTCCCCCCAGACTAGCCTCTTGTGAAACTGTGGAGTCAATCCAGATACCAGTTGGAATGGTAAACATGTCATCAATCGTTGTGCATTAGTTGAGGGAACATGAATGAACCGTCATTGATTATTTTAACATCAGGCAGTAAGCCCTGCATTTGAATTGAAGTAATGCTTGAAGTCAAATAGCCATCAGAACAATATCTACCATCGACAGTCCCTTTATTATCAGCGACATAGTGTCCGAACGCCTCCCAATAATCCTTCATCTCAGAGCAGTGAAGAGAGTGCAAAGTGACTGAGAGACCAGGAGGCAGATTCTCCACCAGCACCCGGAACTTCTCGGTAAAGAGTGCCCGTGAGGGACAAACTGAGAGAATTGGATGGACAGCCCCAGCCATCATTCATAATCTGTGAAGCAGAAAAGAAAAGTCAAAATTATCAGTCCAAATACATTATTGTATCAACATTTGGAATACAAATGGAACACTAATTAGTTGTTTTTAGGTTCTACAATAACACAAGCCGTTTCATAGATGATGTTCTTCAtttgcatttagcagatgcttttatccaaagcgacttacgatGAGTACATTTGTAAAGAGAAAGATAAACAATATATCTCCGtctgtacagtaaagatgttcatagaaccaagtgccaagcactaacaattgttccCCGTATTCAACAAAGCTATCTGggataagatgctgcacaatgctaagtactattgtTAAACGCATGTACTATACCTGGTATGCACGAATCCTTCAATGTATCTATTCCACAAAGATGAAATCCACTATGTGCGAAGAGTCTAAACTGTGACTGGTCAGTGATCATCTGAGGACACATAGCTTACGCCTTCATGAGCCCACTTAACAGTTCCTGGACAGGCCTCCATGTCTTGAGCGTGAGCTTAGGGACGGTTACCAGTGTGCACACAAGACCTATTGCAGTGTTTGTCTTTAATGATGTTTCAAtatcttttgtgtgtttaattctTTGTTTGTATTGATCCAATacccaggggcgattctaggtagtgtgggggccctaggcagaggattgttgacggggggagggattttttttttttttttttttttggctctagggggccccccccgtggcccggggcccccaaacaattgcggggccccaggcagttgcctggtatgcctaatgggatgcgacGCCTCTGCCAATACCTCAAGGTGTGTAAACTTACGTACCCTATTTTCTGGCAATTTCGTGATGTCAAACGGGACTGACCAGAAAAAGTGAACAAAGGCATACCTGCATGGTTGAACCGCTgtcgctgtgtgaatgtgtgcatgaatgggtgaatgtaaggcaatattataaagcgctttgagacgccactggttagaaaagagcTGTATAAAGGCAGTCCATTCACCATTTACCATACAGTGGTTACGGTCATTCTCCTATTTTCGCAGGGTTTGCGTGTTTAAAAAACCTGCATAATTGTGGTCATTTTGTAGAAATCACACAGTGAAGCgtggtgtttgggggggggggggggtttgtgaggtgtgtctgtgtgtgtgtgtgtgtgtgtgtgtgtgtgtgtgtgtgtgtgtgtgtgtgtgtgtgtgtgtgtgtgtgtgtgtgtgtgtgtgtgtgtgtgtgttgaaagatgagggggtttgggggtgggtggtggagcGAGGCTTTTGTTGATGGATTCCGTTGAAACACCTTAATATTGTCACAGTGTGTCACGTGTCTCTTTCCGCGTCCATCCAGATGTTTATTGTTATAATATCGTTGATGCAAACTGAGGTTGAGTTGGAGCTGCATTAATAACTCCAGCCGCCTTGGAgggcgcgcggggggggggggggggggttgcggtgTCAGGCGATCATTAAACTGTCAACAACTGCCATGACTCAGGGTCAAGGCTGATACGGTTCTTCCTGTCTTCTCTTTCCCGGCTGCAGGAAGCAAATGGCGTCCGCCACCGGCGATGGCACACAGCTAGTGATGGGGGCTGGGGTCTGGTTGAGGAGTAATTAACAGGGAGGCTCAGGGATTCACTGATTACCTCGTTAACATGGTCGCCAACATAACCGGTGTACTCAGCACAGGTCTGATAAGAATCTGTTTTTTTCTGTACTAAATTGGTTTGGCTCGGGGAAGGAAAAAGTGTTCCTTAACCAGGCTTCGTTTATCACATGgcagttaaaggggacatatcataccaccaggtgtgagtgtaatggctaatcccactcacacctggtggtcccCGTTTAAGAACCGGAGGATATCGCCGTAACCAGGTTCAAAtctctttttttctgtgtgcatgtaaccaccctgaaaaaaaaacggagaaagCACTGAGAAAAAAAACTGTGCACACAACCAACCCCTTCAGCTCTTGGGGCTCTAACGGCAGGTACTTGGACTGGGAGGGGGGTTCACTGGTCAGACCGCCCTCCCAGTGGCAGAGGGCCAGGATTTATCCATAAAACCAACAGTTGTTCTTTTATGAGTTGCTCTGGTTTTAGTCGTGTCACAAGTTATGGCTGATGCTGAGCCGGGGAGTAAATCACTCATTCTGAGGCTCCAGTGGCACAGCGGACAAGTGCTGGGGGTTTGGTCCACtggttgtttttattattgCTGTTACACACCGGTACAGAATGGACCCTGAAGAGTCTTTCAGCGTGCCTCTTAGGAGCAGAAAGACCACGTGTTTGGATGAAAGAAAAGTTGTTTTTTCAACAAACGTCGTCCATAACGGTCCTAGAAGCATTCATGCAAATACATATGCTTGGCTTAATTGCCTAATACTGATAGATCTGTACACATAATCGTTGAGGTCTTAATCTAAAGCTAGGACTACCAGCGGCAGCTCCCTGGATCATATGAGGCACGTGAACATGCACATCGTTCAGCTGCACTCATTGGTAATAACTATTTCGCAGTATAAATCTACTGCGGAACCATCCGTCAATGCGTTGTGACATTTAATATCATCAAAAGGTATGGTCTAAAGCCTTGGCAGCTTGAGTGACCTACCGACACATGCATGATATCATGCATGCGGGTGATACCAAGTAGAGAACGGAGGACAGGAGGGTAGAAAGGCCAACTTGTAATGTTAAGCTCGTGAGCAACAGGATATTCTTGGCGCATAGCTTCTGGTCATCACACATAGAGTGTGTGCGACCAATTAAAAAAGTGCTTATGAAGTAGATGTCTATAATTGTCGAGGTTGCTATAAATACCGCCTCGCATTAAATGATTGTGGTCTTCCCGTCTCatccctctccttcatctctTTGTCACCTCTTTTGTCATCCCCTCTCAATTTCGATTTTCCCGCCTTTCGTCACAGACTTTGTAGAATCTGGCTCACGAACACTAAGGGCAGCCATAGTGCCACCCTTGTCAGCTCACAGATGATTCATAAAACAGACGCCTTGGCTGATATCGCTGAAGCGCCACTGGCCCCTACGACCATGTACAATGTGCTTGATGTACGATAATTACTGCAGGGGGTAAATTGCTTTGGACTGGTCAAGGTCTACCCTCAACATGCCGGGGGGCAGCGGGGTCAACAGTGTAATTGGAATTGAGGGCGCTGACAAGCTCGCTTGATGTGACACCGACCTTGGGTTTGTAAATAAAGCCGCTgtgaggatggaggggggatggggtgagggtgatggtgTTACACTGGAGGTGACGGGCGGATGTGCAGGATGTACTTTGGGGACGTGTTTAGGAGTGGCTCGCTCCTGACCATGTATTTTGCTCTTGTTGTGTTTCAAAAATTCTACCTTTAATGTATTTGCCGTCCTTACAAAAAAACGCCTAAATATCAGATTGGACTCACATTTGTCTAGGCTGTCGATGGTCATTAGCCGTCATCGGCTGCTTCTAAAGAAGAACAAACTGCGATCTGATTGTTAATCCTCGCTCAAAGCCAGCGCACACACTTTGATATTGCTCACCATCAGCTCACCTCAACCACCAGCTTAGGAGCCACGCTCTCCTTAGAAGTGGCCATTGTGCGTCTTGCCGCCAGAAACACTTAGGTCTTTTCTCTCCCACAGTTGGATTGTTAATTGATTTCAAAAGAAAGTAGGTCCCTTTGAAATGTTGATCTGCTTGTGTGATTCAGAGCCAGCCCGCCTGCCATCCGCAGCCCAAGATATTAACAAGATTGAGTGTCGGCTCCTTATGGAACTGCTGTTGAGGGACTATTATGAGCGAGCAGTGCTGGAGGCTAGGCTATTACTGTACCTTCCTCTGCTGTGAGAACAGTTGTATAGCGACAGGATTACGTGATAAAGTAGCTGCGTTTCAACCTCCGGTCCTTCAGCTCTTTAGCCCAAAGAGATTTTATTTGAATGCTGAATACTTTCTCACACAGACCTCCATAGGTGGAAGGGAAGGCTAACAATGTGATGAAAAGACGTACGCACGTCGGCAAATATGCAAATCTGAACCAGGTTAGAGTTGTTTTCCCAGTGAGGAATTAAGTCATTTTCAAACAATGAGCTGACCGAATCCTAAGGCCAAGAGTCTGTTTAAAGTGGGTAAACATCGGTGCATTTTCTGTTGTGACAAGCATGAGTGTGTTTACCGAACGTAGACACTCTGGCAGCTGTTTGCTAAAGGGGTGGGGGTAAAGGCGATGCAATGAATTTCAGCAAGGTTGCTTTGAGAGTATCTTTCTGTAGAAAGTGTTTGAATTACAAAGATACAAAAGAAATCACCCCCAGAGTTTATTCTAGTGCTACTGCTGTATACATATGACACACAGACCCCAGAGGGGGAAAAGGGAGGGTTAGACAGATGATAAACAGCTAAACCAGGTGAATCTTTCCCCATGGAAAGATTAacataaaaattaaaaattttaCACGTCAAATTAAATCAGATAATGATTGTGTTGTCTTCTTAACCGGGTTAGTCTCTAAAAGGCCGTAAGAATACTGTGTTATTGCAGTAACCATGGTGCAACCATGGTTAGTCTCATACATTAAATGGACAGAAACCAGAGAGAGCCATGAAATTGTCTGTAAATATTTTCTTTATGTATTCAACATCAATCTATTTCAAGTCATAATTATGTAATACTATGACATTGAAATGACATAAATCCTATATATTTTAAAGTCAGTTTCAAACAATGAGCTCTGAGACCAGAAGTCTGTTTAAAGTGGGTATACATCAGTGCATTTGCTGTTGTGTCAAGCATTAATGTGTTTACGGCTCGTACACACTCCGGGAGCTGTTTGTTTCCTTTatttgtgttaaaaaaataagaaaaggcGATGCAATGCATTTGAGCAGGATTACTGTGACAGCAACAAGCTGTAGAAATTGTTGTTTGAATTACAATTACCGCAAAATCTTCCCCGCAGTCTCGGATTGGGGGGGGTGTCGCGGTCCCTGCCGAACAGCAGGTCCTTCGGAATGAAGTTCagcctcattctctctcactcactcagggCGGGCGGGGGAGAGAAACCTTGGAAGGAAGTGGTGCCTGTGGCTCTTTCCTCTCTGAATCCTGACATCAGGGTTTCTGACAAACCCACTCCGGGATAGTCCTGGTTTGTAAGAAAGTAAAGGCTAAATGTGGCAGGTtttacgaccccccccccctacagcttGTCTACCTGATTGCTTGGGACTCTGCACCTGGAGACACCTGACTGCTTCCAGGGTAACTACACGACCTTACCCACTCTGGAGGTTTGCAAGTTGATGGTGTAACCGTGGCAACCTGGGATATGTGTCGGAGTTGATGACCTAAAATACAGGTCGCCAATTAGCAATTGCATCTCCCGAAACAATGCGCTGTAACGTCATTGTACGCTgtcgtgtgcgtgtttggtgacgctgattggctggagcAGTTTGTCCGTCATGTTGTGAACTTGTGCGGCATGTCAGGTCAGAACCGTTTAGCAACGCAGAACGTGAGGTGACGTGATCACGATGGTCTCCAGGCTAGCAAAGCGTACCCGTGAACCGGATTATTCCTTTACTGGTTTTCTCCCCTGCAACGACAATGACAagatgtaaatggactgcatttatacagcgcttttctaacctaTTGGCCACTCAATGCACATATATGGCCATTatggcctcacattcaccattcgcgcacatattcacacacgacggcggagtcagccatgtaaaggcgacagccagctcgtcgggagcagttaggtttaggtgccttgctcaaggacacctcgacactccagcGAGGAGTAGCCGGGGaacgaaccagcaaccttcaggtaaccAGCCAACCCCATCTACTGCCTGAGCTACTGCAGCCCCAGAAATGTGTTCCTTGTGCTTCTATGGCTTCGTTCTCTCTTCACCACTCCATTGCTCTAATTAGAAAATACAACACGACGACTTCCAAATCTTCGCATTTATCCCCACATGGAGCACCAGATCGGTGACAGGCAATTTAATTCCTCCCCCCTCGACAAATGGCACGGTGTTATAGGTCCAGCGCAGCCCAGGTTCAAGCCACGCACTCAGCTAACATATCAGCAAAAATGGCGTCTTAAAGCGGTTCCCACCACCAGGGAGGGCCTGGTGCCAAGGGCCGGGGGGTTTCATTTGACCACGCAGCGCGTCGCTGACTTGACTCATGGTGCGGTCGTTCACGACAGCTTGAGGCCATTCGTGTTAAACGGTTCGAAGAACCGGTTTGAACAAGCAGCCGGGCTTTCCGTACGGTCTCAGTTACCTCAGCTGTGATGGGGCACTGGTCGATGCGGTCGCTTCGTCtccatggtaaaaaaaaaataataataacaaaagcGACTGCGTCTTCTGTATTATTTCAAGAGTATGAGTGTGTTAGGATTATAATAAGTCAATGGGCCTGCCCTGTCTCTGCTTCCTCATCATCACTGGAGGGTGCTGTTTTCACTCTGATTCTCTGAACCCCTCGTTTTGGCAACGTGTAGGAACGCTGAACACCGGAGGAGTGTTGGAGTGTGTTCTGCTGCCACTCGCTGATTAATGACAACAATTGTTTCACAATTCTAATTAATTGAATTTTCCACTCTAACAAATAGAGTTTTAGCATTTTGCTGCCTGAGAATAATAAGgtgattcatattttttattcataaagacATGAAACAATGGTTACTGTTTGCATCCGTCTTGCATCAAAATATGAATTTATGGATAAGTCAACATATTGTGCTCTCAAAATCTAAGACCATTTTAAATAGTAATTTGTACAGTTCCTGAAATCTGAAATTCAAACGAACAAACTGCACATTTTACGGTTAATATAATTACTTTGTTGACTCTCTTACAgaatattaattaattcaaatcGATTCATACAGCTGCCTGCCAAATAGTTCTGCAGTTCCAACTTTTCAACTGCCAAGTACACAAGTCACCCCGATAAAATCCACCAATCCTGTATTTGTAATATCtaaagatatttttttttttactataatTAGCTTTTTGCAGCCTTGTTCTCTTTAATCCCTCACAGGATTGCCTGCAGAGTATCTTGATGAATCCCATAGCAACAACATGCCCTGAACTCACGGACCAGCCCTCTGTACGGTTGCTAACCGCGGCTGGACTTCACATACTAAACAcaggcggggggtgggggggggggggggcagtccaATACACAAATATTACATTATAACATCAAATGAATGATGATCATAATTAAATACCCGGCAACGGTTTTCTGTTTCCTACGGAGGACTTTGACACCGTCATCCCCTCCCCATGTGGCAAGACCACCTAGCATTCTGCTGATGGACCTCCACCACAACCCATAAATCAATGGAGAACATCAATCTTACCCTTTACCATCCCCcactgccacccccccccccccccccacacaccccccacccagAAGCTACGCCCCCATCTTCCCCTTATCGACTTTAGCTCAGCCTTCAGCAGAGCGCACCATAAACCCATTCAGCCTCTTCACTAAAGCACCGGGCGTGATCATTCACCCCGGCGGCTGCCGCTGGATCTCCCATGAGCTCCGGACGGAACAGCGGACAAAGGAGGGGTTAAGGTGCCGACCACCGGCGTGGTCCGCTGACCCACAGCCCAGCTGTCTCAGCGAGCACACGCTTCCATCAGAAATCCTCCCAGACTCATTACGGCATCATGCGTCATGGGCTATATGGGCTGATATGGtcttttatattaatttatgtTTCGTGGAACTGAGCTGccttaaaatgtaaatgtggatATGTAAAATATGTAATTCTCATATTTAAAGACTGCACTTTCCTTTTGTACTACATTATTAAAACAACCCTTCCATCATTTTGgccaaaatattaatttttgtGAATATTCATAGACAGCGACATCATTCTAAGTGATTCCAAGGCCTTCATACATTTCACTTATTTTCAAAGTGACCACAAAGCAGTGTTATGCACTTATCAATTgttacatatttattatttggtCACTAATTGATAACTCAATAATTATTCAGACATCTTGACGAAGGCGCTAGGCAGAATTGTCGTGAGCAGGGTATGCACCGTTTGCTTTATGTTTCTGTCTACAGCCAtccgcagtgtgtgtgtctgctctgtTTCCTAAGCACACGTCTGTAAGTACCTGTCAGAGTCTTAGGCTGAGCCTATGCAGCTGTTCACGTTGCCTGCTTATTGATGCGACTATCAATCTAAGGGAGCGATAATGTCAAAGCCATGGGTGAATTTTGTGAGCCTTCAGacctacaggaagtgatgcaaacACACCATTCATGGAGGCCCAGAGTGACTTGGGAGTGAGATGGAGAATCCTTGTCTTTTTCATGTGAATCAGGGCATTATACGGATAATATCAATTTTGAGGCTCTAGCCCTACATAAAGTGATGCAATTAGCAGGTGACATCAGGGTCAAGGGAACTTTGGAGTGAGCTAAAGACCTTGGGTCTCTTTTATACGAAAGAAGGCTGCGATAACGTACAGGAAGAGCGATCTGGGGACTCTAGGCTCGTGGGAAGTGACTCACAAAGCATGAAATGCGCCTTTGAAACACATTGGGATAGTTCTTCTTAAATCTCGAGTCTCTCCGGCAAGAAGGGGGCCGCTCGCTACGACGATTCCCtaagccctccctacctccGCACATTATAATGCCGTCGCTACCTTCAAATTTTGCATTCTTCACTTGGAACAAAACAAatgtcatccattttgttttggcagACAGAATCTTGACATACGTCAACGTATTTGTGTTTCTTTGATCAGCCGATAGAACTCTTATTCGTGTCGTTCGGGGGCGTATTGACGACCTACGAAACTGTCGTTTCGGTTGAAGATCACGTTTGATGTTCATAATGCAGTGATGCAATCTGTGGAAAtccttatttttatttctccGACATAATCTGAGAGGGGAAACACCACACATTTAAAGCTGTGCATTACTGCAACACAgagtggaaaaaaaagaagaacccATGAAATTGTATTTTCTCGAGTCAACAAGATTTATTTCCTACCtactattaagtagttatattCCCAGCATTGCATTAATGCCCAGCCATACAAACCTTTTATTTTGCAATGAAACTTCTCGTCTGGCAGCGTATGGTAGCCTATATTATTTTAACTTAATACCATAAAAATACCTAGTACGGTCCAGATCATTACGTTCCAATGTGCTGGCTGATGAAAGTTAACCAGACCTAACAAGGCTGCATGGTCTG
Proteins encoded in this region:
- the LOC115536838 gene encoding bile acid-CoA:amino acid N-acyltransferase-like isoform X2, which codes for MMAGAVHPILSVCPSRALFTEKFRVLVENLPPGLSVTLHSLHCSEMKDYWEAFGHYVADNKGTVDVSQEASLGGTYTGKEPMGLLWSMIPVPGSKEHAVLFKVDVETPQEVLISVFQGHLSEGFRQKPPLASVVAERWSMAPGLKRIRVQEKEIEGILFIPPGPGPFPGVLDLWGYEVELTECRPAMLASQGFVAFVAKYVIPGRELKMDYFLRAFEFLQEHPLVISNRVGLIGLSQGAIVVLNMACRTEAISPRCCVSINGSHLLMEESSVTFWKKQFKMKEHTILRNEQNHMENINCPLLLVVGEGDLNFPSAECAELMAKRMHTAGKEHLLTILSYPGAGHILHLPNSNLVRISRYRLPCFDQHEIMLWGGHPKPHAFAEEDSWDKILAFLKQHLYPDPQSDPDAAL
- the LOC115536838 gene encoding bile acid-CoA:amino acid N-acyltransferase-like isoform X1, whose protein sequence is MMAGAVHPILSVCPSRALFTEKFRVLVENLPPGLSVTLHSLHCSEMKDYWEAFGHYVADNKGTVDVSQEASLGGTYTGKEPMGLLWSMIPVPGSKEHAVLFKVDVETPQEVLISVFQGHLSEGFRQKPPLASVVAERWSMAPGLKRIRVQEKEIEGILFIPPGPGPFPGVLDLWGYEVELTECRPAMLASQGFVAFVAKYVIPGRELKMDYFLRAFEFLQEHPLVISNRVGLIGLSQGAIVVLNMACRTEAISPRCCVSINGSHLLMEESSVTFWKKQFKMKEHTILRNEQNHVTMRGLTLPLPNEATINMENINCPLLLVVGEGDLNFPSAECAELMAKRMHTAGKEHLLTILSYPGAGHILHLPNSNLVRISRYRLPCFDQHEIMLWGGHPKPHAFAEEDSWDKILAFLKQHLYPDPQSDPDAAL
- the LOC115536838 gene encoding peroxisomal succinyl-coenzyme A thioesterase-like isoform X3; the encoded protein is MMAGAVHPILSVCPSRALFTEKFRVLVENLPPGLSVTLHSLHCSEMKDYWEAFGHYVADNKGTVDVSQEASLGGTYTGKEPMGLLWSMIPVPGSKEHAVLFKVDVETPQEVLISVFQGHLSEGFRQKPPLASVVAERWSMAPGLKRIRVQEKEIEGILFIPPGPGPFPGVLDLWGYEVELTECRPAMLASQGFVAFVAKYVIPGRELKMDYFLRAFEFLQEHPLVISNRVGLIGLSQGAIVVLNMACRTEAISPRCCVSINGSHLLMEESSVTFWKKQFKMKEHTILRNEQNHVTMRGLTLPLPNEATINHEIMLWGGHPKPHAFAEEDSWDKILAFLKQHLYPDPQSDPDAAL